The Anaeromyxobacter diazotrophicus nucleotide sequence GCCTGGCCGGCGCGCCCGAGCCGGGGACCTCCCCCGCGCGAGGCGCAGGCCTCCCCGAGCCGCAGCTCCTCCGCGACGAGGACGAAGGGGGCTACGTCGCCACGCTCTTCGAGAGCCGCTACCTCATCGCGGCCTCGGCGCTGGCCGCGCTCCTGGCGGGCGTCGCCTACGTCCTGCTCGCCACGCCGACCTGGAAGTCCGAGGCGACCGTCCAGATCGACGAGAAGAACAAGACGCTGGCGGGGCTCGAGGACCTCACCACGGCGCTCACCGACGCCAACCCGGCCGACGCCGAGATCGAGCTCCTCCGCTCGCGCTCGCTCCTGGGCGCGGTGGTCGACCAGCTCGACCTCGCGGTCGAGGCGCACCCGCGGACGTTCCCGCTGGTGGGCGCCGCCGCCCGGCGCCTGCACACCGGGCCGGGGCTGGCCGCCGCGCCCCTCGGCCTCGCTTCCTACGCCTGGGGCGGAGAGCAGCTCCAGGTGGCCGAGCTCGCGCTCGGCGACGAGCTCATGGGCAGGTGGCTCGACCTCGTCGCGCTGGGCGAGGGGCGCTTCGAGCTGCGGGGCCTGGGCGGCGAGCTGCTCGCCGCCGGCGAGGTGGGGAAGCCGGCGGAGGGCGCCGGCCAGCGCATCCTCGTCGAGCGGCTGGTGGCGCGGCCCGGGACGCACTTCCGCGTGCGCGCCCGCTGGCGCGAGGCCGTCATCGACGAGCTCAAGGAGCGCATCCGGGTCGCCGAGCAGGGCCGGAAGACGGGCGTCATCGGCCTCTCGCTCTCCGGGCCGGACCGGGCGCTGGTCCCCGCCATCCTCGACACCCTCGTCCACAGCTACGTCCAGCAGAACGTGCAGCGCAAGTCCGCGGAGGCCGCGAAGACGCTCCAGTTCATCGAGGAGCAGCTCCCCGCGCTCAAGGCGCGCGTCGACGCCGCCGAGAGCGCCCTGAGCCGGTTCCGGCAGAGCAAGGGCTCGCTGGACCTGCCGGCCGAGGCGCAGGCGATGCTCGACCGGAGCGTCGAGGTCGACAAGACCCTCTCCGATCTCGAGCTGCAGCAGGCGGACCTCTCCGGCCGCTTCACCGGGGCGCACCCGCTGGTGGCCGCCACCCGGCAGAAGATGGAGCGCCTGCAGGCGGAGCGCGCCGCGCTGGCGGAGAAGATGCGCGCCCTGCCCCAGC carries:
- a CDS encoding polysaccharide biosynthesis tyrosine autokinase, producing the protein MPDPPEPIRLAGAPEPGTSPARGAGLPEPQLLRDEDEGGYVATLFESRYLIAASALAALLAGVAYVLLATPTWKSEATVQIDEKNKTLAGLEDLTTALTDANPADAEIELLRSRSLLGAVVDQLDLAVEAHPRTFPLVGAAARRLHTGPGLAAAPLGLASYAWGGEQLQVAELALGDELMGRWLDLVALGEGRFELRGLGGELLAAGEVGKPAEGAGQRILVERLVARPGTHFRVRARWREAVIDELKERIRVAEQGRKTGVIGLSLSGPDRALVPAILDTLVHSYVQQNVQRKSAEAAKTLQFIEEQLPALKARVDAAESALSRFRQSKGSLDLPAEAQAMLDRSVEVDKTLSDLELQQADLSGRFTGAHPLVAATRQKMERLQAERAALAEKMRALPQQELETARLTRDARSSGELYVLLLNKAQDLRVVKSGTLGNVRVVDGAMRPYEPASPKPLLSCALALALGLVGGVGMAFVRGSLKGGLEDPDAIAALTGLSVYATVPHSDRQAAVARGRPEPGAPAAALAVEDPADGAVEALRRLRTNLQFALTNSRNNVIAIEGPVAAVGKSFVCCNFAHILADAGRRVLLVDADLRRGQLHRAFGGERAPGLSDVLAGEATLATAVRTTKDARLAFLSCGTHRARPSEMLASPRLKSLLEEAARAYDVVLVDTPSVLAVTDAALVARFAGVNLLVLKAGAHPPREIALALKHLKDGGAALRGLVINDAVIGSSRYGRYARYGYQRYEYGGER